The Immundisolibacter sp. region GGCGCATCACGTCCGGATCCTCTGCGTGGTAGTCCAGGCTCGACAGATCAAGCCGTCGCAGCCCTGTGCCGCTTCCGGCAGGGGTGACCTCGACCGCCACCGTGTCGCCCGCCAGTGCCGCCGGGATCATTGCCAGGCTCACCTCTTCCCAGGTGCGTACCGGCCGCCCCGCGATCGCGCGCAGTTCATCGCCAGCGACGAAGCCGGCCACGGCTGCCGGCGTAGCGGGCAGCACCTCGCCGACCAACGGGCGCTGGCCATAGATGCCGATGACGAACATCAGCCAGTAAAACAGCCAGGCCAGCAGCAGATTGGCGACAGGACCGGCCGCCACAACACAGACGCGTGCCCACAGCGGTTGACGGTTGAATGCCTGCTCTAAATGCTCGGGCGGAACCGTTCCCTCGGCTTCGTCGAGCATCTTGACGTAACCGCCAAGCGGCACCGCGGCAATCACGAATTCGGTGCCATGGCGGTCGACCCGCCGCCACAGGGGTCGACCAAAGCCGACCGAAAATCGCAGCACCCTGACCCCGACGCGCCGCGCGGCCCAGAAGTGGCCGTACTCGTGCACGCTAACCAGCACCCCGATGGCGACCAGAAAGGCGCCCACTGACCACAGGAGGTTCAGCATCAGGCGTTGACCCGCGCGCCGGCCAGGCGCCGGGCGGCGGCGTCTGCGGCAAGCACCCTGTCCAGACTGTCTGCCGGCTCGCTGGGTAGCGTATCGAGCGTGCCGCGGACGATGTCAGCGATGCGGCCAAAGGCCAGTCGACCGTTCAGAAAGGCGTCGACCGCGACTTCGTTGGCGGCGTTCAGAACCGTGCTCGCCGTGCCGCCGCCGGCCAGTGCCTGGTAGGCAAGATCGAGGCATGGAAAGCGTGTCCGATCCGGCGCCTCGAAATCGAGCTGGCCGATACTGACAAGATCAAGCATTGTGGCGCCAGACGCCTGGCGCTGCGGCCAGGCCAGGGCATGGGCGATCGGTACCCGCATGTCCGCCGTCGCAAGCTGGGCCAGCACCGATCCGTCGTTGTACTCCACCAGCGAATGGACCACGCTTTGCGGGTGGACGACCACCTCAATGGCGGTGGCCGGCAGGTTGAATAACCAGGCGCTTTCGATCACTTCCAGTCCCTTGTTCATCAGCGTCGCGGAATCGACGGAGATCTTGCGCCCCATTACCCAGCGCGGGTGGGCGCAGGCTTGCCGGGGGGTGGCATTCGCCATCTGCGCCGCACTTACCCGCAGGAACGGTCCCCCCGACGCGGTAAGCAACAATCGCCGCACACCGCGCTCGGCTGCCGGCTCGCCGCAGCGATAGGCGGGTAGACACTGAAACATGGCGTTCGTTTCACTGTCGATGGGGATCAGCGTGGCGCCGCCCTGGCGCACGGCTTCCATGAACAAGCCGCCGGCCATGACCAGGGCTTCCTTGTTGGCCAGTGCAAGCGTCTTGCCAGCGCCGGCAGCGGCAAGCGAGGACTCGAGCCCCGCGGCGCCGACGATGCCGGCAACCACCAGGTCCACCTCGGGGGCACACACGACCTGCTTCAGTGCCTCGCTTCCGGCGAGCACCCGGGTCGGACCATCGCGACCAAGGGCTGCTGCCAGTTGCGCGGCTGCCGCGGGCTCGGTAAGAACCGCCAGCGGTGGTCGGAACTGGCGGCAGATTTCCAGCATGCGTGCCACGTTGCGCCGCGCCGCGGCGACTTGCAGGCGATACCGGTCCGGGTGCAGTGCCATGATAGCCAGCGTGCTGTCACCAATGGAGCCGGTGGCGCCGAGCAGGGCGATACCACGCATACGGTTCAGTCCCCCACCAGCAGGGGCGCAGCGAGTGCAAACAACGGCGCGGCGGCGAGCAGGGCATCGATGCGGTCGAGCACCCCGCCGTGCCCCGGCAGCACAGCGCCGCTGTCCTTGATGCCGGCGCGGCGCTTGAACAGGCTCTCGGCAAGGTCGCCGACCACCGACAGTGCGGCACAAAGGGTGGTCAGACCCATGAGGCCTATCAGGGCCGCTGTGTCGAGCCGGAACGCCAGCCCGGCGGCCAGACCAGTGAAC contains the following coding sequences:
- the rseP gene encoding RIP metalloprotease RseP; amino-acid sequence: MLNLLWSVGAFLVAIGVLVSVHEYGHFWAARRVGVRVLRFSVGFGRPLWRRVDRHGTEFVIAAVPLGGYVKMLDEAEGTVPPEHLEQAFNRQPLWARVCVVAAGPVANLLLAWLFYWLMFVIGIYGQRPLVGEVLPATPAAVAGFVAGDELRAIAGRPVRTWEEVSLAMIPAALAGDTVAVEVTPAGSGTGLRRLDLSSLDYHAEDPDVMRRIGLAWRTPRVEPRIGDVVSGGAAARAGLQVDDVLLSANGQALVDWSGWVDLVRASPGKPLDLRLLRGSTQIDLIVTPEAIDSNGERIGRVGLAVKVPTLQFDDYYVRLRYGPLDSAGQALSRLYDMAALTADMTGRMLTGDAS
- a CDS encoding 1-deoxy-D-xylulose-5-phosphate reductoisomerase, whose protein sequence is MRGIALLGATGSIGDSTLAIMALHPDRYRLQVAAARRNVARMLEICRQFRPPLAVLTEPAAAAQLAAALGRDGPTRVLAGSEALKQVVCAPEVDLVVAGIVGAAGLESSLAAAGAGKTLALANKEALVMAGGLFMEAVRQGGATLIPIDSETNAMFQCLPAYRCGEPAAERGVRRLLLTASGGPFLRVSAAQMANATPRQACAHPRWVMGRKISVDSATLMNKGLEVIESAWLFNLPATAIEVVVHPQSVVHSLVEYNDGSVLAQLATADMRVPIAHALAWPQRQASGATMLDLVSIGQLDFEAPDRTRFPCLDLAYQALAGGGTASTVLNAANEVAVDAFLNGRLAFGRIADIVRGTLDTLPSEPADSLDRVLAADAAARRLAGARVNA